The genomic DNA CGCGGGATCGTAGCGGTCGACGACGGCGTCGATGCCGCCGACGTGATCGAGGTGGCGGTGGGTGATGAGGAGCCGCTCGGGTTCGACCCCGACCTGCTCGATGCCGGCCAGCAGCCGGTCCTCGTGACCGGGCCAGCAGGTGTCGACGAGGGTGGGGGTCTCGCCCTCGCGCGCGAAGAGGTACGTCCGGAGCCGGTCGCGGGCCAGCGTGTCGGGCCCCTCGCCCGGTGGAGCCCAGGTGATGTCGTGAACGCCGTCGACTGGTTCGGTCACGGTCGGCGATGCTGCTGCATCGGGGGAGTCGCTCGCCATATCGCTGGCCCGGTGCCCGGGGAGTTAGCTCTTCGGTCCGCCCGCGACCGGGGAGCCCCCGTGCAGGGACCGCTGACATCTGTCGGAGCGCCGACAGATGGTTTTTTGTGATGTCCTCACATGGACTCGGACAGGTATGGAGTCCGGAGCCACGGTCGATCGAGAGTACGGTCCGTACATCGACGGCTCGTTCCACGACGGAATCGAGCAGTTCGAGGTACTGAACCCGGCGACGAACGAGCCGGTCGCGACGGTGTGGGAGAGCGGCCCCGACCGCGTCGATCAGGCCATCCAGTCGAGCCTGCGTGCCCAGCCCGACTGGGCGGCCATGGATGGGGCCGAACGGGGCGAACTGCTGTTCGACCTCGCCGATGCCATCCGGGAGAACCGCGAGCGGTTCGCCCGCATCGACACGCTGGAGAACGGGCAGGTGCTCGCGGCCACGAAGGGTCGCACCAACGGCGTCGCGAACTACTTCGAGTTCTTCGCGGGGGTCGCCGACAAGGTCGAGGGCGAGACCATCCCCGTGGACGGTGACCGCCTCGACTACACGCTCCGGGAGCCACTCGGTGTCACCGCCCAGATCGTCCCGTGGAACGCGCCCACCATCCTCGCCGCACGGGGCTTCGCGCCGGCGCTCGCGGCCGGGAACACCGTGGTCGCGAAGGCCGACCCGAAGACGCCGCTGGGCGTGCTGGAGCTCGCGGAACTCGCCTCGGAGGTCGGCTTCCCCGACGGCGTCATCAACGTCGTCCCCGGGGACGTCGAGGAGACCGGCCAGCCCCTCTCCGGCGACGACCGCGTCGACGGGCTGGTGTTCACTGGCTCCCGGCGCGGCGGCGAGGCCGTCATGAAGGCCGCCGCGGAGAGCATCGTCCCGGTGATGCTCGAACTCGGCGGGAAGTCACCGAGCCTCGTCTTCCCGGATGCCGACGTCGAGAAGGCCCTCGAGGGGACGGTGAACGTGTTCAACAACGCTGGGCAGGTCTGTTTCGCCACGACCCGCCTGTTCGTCCACGAGTCGATCTACGACGAGTTCACCGACCGCCTCGTCGAGCGGGTCGAGGCGCTCAGCGTCGGTCCCGGCGACGAGGACCACGACATCGGACCGCTCGCCTCGCCCGAGGCGCAGGACCGCGTCGCCACCTACGTCGACGGCGCCGTCGAGAACGGCGCGCGCCTCCTGGCCGGCGGCGAGATCCCCCGCGAGGAGGGCAACTTCTACGCACCGACCGTCATCGACCGGGTCGACGACGACGCCGCCATCTCCTGCGAGGAGGTGTTCGGCCCCGTCCTCACCGTCTACGAGTTCTCCGACGAGGAGGAGGCCCTCGAACGGGCCAACGACACCGACTACGGCCTCTACGCGACCGTGTGGACGACCGACCTGCGCCGGGCCCACCGGCTGGCGGGCGAGCTGGAGGCCGGGACCGTCTCGGTCAACGAGTTCCCCGCGGTCCCGACGGCGGCCCCCTTCGGCGGCTACAAGACGTCCGGCATCGGCCGCGAGGGTGGCCTGCAGGCGCTCGAACACTACACCCAGCTGAAGAACGTCATCGTCAACCTGGAGGAGTGACGCGGTCGTCGGTCCTGTCCGCCCCGCCCTCACCGTCCGGGAGCGCCGGTTCAGTCGAAGGTGACGACGCCGCGGATGCCCTCGCCGGCCTCCATCCGCTCGAACGCCGTGTCCAGCTCGTCGAGGTCGTAGGTGTGGGTGACCAGCGCGTCGAGATCGAGGTGCCCGTCGGCGTACATCCGGGCGTACCGCGGGATGTCGTAGTGGGGGCGGAGCGAGCCGGCCACGCTCCCGATGATGGTCTTGCCTCCGGGGAGGAGGTCCCGCCGGGGGTGGACTCCGAGGCGCTCCTCGCCGTGGGCGCCGCCGACCATGACGGCCGTCCCGCCCGAGCGGGCGCTGGCGAGCGCCTGTTCCTGCACCTGCTGGTTCCCGATGCACTCGAAGGTGTAGTCGGGGCCGCCGTCGGTCAGCGCCTCGATGCGCTCGACCGGGTCCTCCTCGGCGGAGTTGACCGTGTGGGTCGCGCCGAGGTCGGCCGCGGCCTCGAGTCTGTTCTCGGCGATGTCGACGGTGACGAGCGGCGAGGTCCCGACCGCGTCGGCCCCGAGCAGCGCGCTCATACCGACCCCGCCACAGCCGAAGACCGCGACCGAACTCCCCGGGTCCACGTCCGCCGTCGACAGCACGGAGCCGATGCCGGTCGAGGCGCCACAGCCCAGCAGCGCGGCCGCCTCCAGCGGCACGTCGTCGGGGATGGGGACCGCCGTCGACGCCGGGACGACCGCCCGCTCGGCGAACGACGACTGGGCGAAGAAGTGCGAGAGCGACTCGCCGTCCCGTGACAGCCGGCGCGTACCGTCCAGCATGTGGCCCTGGTGGACGGGCCCGTCGTTCTCACAGAGGAACGGTTCGCCCCGGTCGCAGGAGCCACAGGAGCCACAGTGGGTCGTCACCGAGAGGACGACCCGGTCCCCGGGCTCGACGCTGCTGACGCGGTCGCCGACCGCCTCGACGACGCCCGCCCCCTCGTGGCCGAGGACGGCCGGGAGGTCGATGTCGGCCTCCCCGGCGTACCTGGCGTGGTCGGTGTGGCAGACGCCCACGGCACGGATGTCGACCAGTACCTCGTCCGACCGGGGTTCGTCCAGCTCGACCCGTTCGATGTTGAGTTCACGCGGTCCTTCCAGTACGGCTGCCTCGATCACCGGCATACCCGTGCCTCTCGCTCATCGAACTTATAGTATGAGGGCGGTTGGCGCTCGCGTGCCGGCGCTGGGTCGTCAGTCGGGCCCGCACTCCCAGTCGGTTCGGTCGGGGGGGACCGGGAACGCGTCGTCGGCGTAGGTGACCCGCGGCTCGACGTCGAGATAGCGGAGGTCGTCCCAGAGGTAGCGGTACAGTTTCGCGCTGGCGTCCTCGAACACGGAGACGCCGTGGCTCAGTAGCGCGACGTCGAACTCGTAATCGAGGAGCCGGACCAGCCCCGCCGAGATCTCGACGTCGTGGCCGTCGCCCGGCGAGGCCGGGGGGTGGACGAGCCTTCCGGGCCGGAACCCGCGGCGGTCCGACCCGACCATGGTGTCACCGAACACCGCGACGCCGGCGGCCTCGTCGACGAAGGCGTAGTTGCCGGGCGTGTGGCCGGGGACGTGGACGGCGGTGAACCGGCCGATGGACTCCTCGTGGGTGAACTCGTGGTCCGGCGGCGTCGCCACCACGTCCCGAGAGGTGATCTCCTCCTCGGCGGGGTACCAGACCGTGGGGTCGTAGCGGTCGACGACGGCGTCGATGCCGCCGACGTGATCGAGGTGGCGGTGGGTGATGAGGAGCCGCTCGGGTTCGACCCCGACCTGCTCGATGCCGGCCAGCAGCCGGTCGGCCTGGGCCGGCATCGACGTGTCGACCAGCGTCGGCACGTCGTCCGGGAAGTCGAGGAGGTACGAGCGGTGGTGACGGCCCCGGAGCGATGCGGGCGGTTCGCCGGGGGCGTGCCAGGTGACCTCGTGGACGTGGGGCAGGAGTTCGCGGACCGCCGGCGACGACGACACGGCGTGCTCGGGCGTGGGCATACGAGCCACTCGCGGGAGCCAGGTCATATACCTTCGCGTCGACTCCCGGCCCCGGACGTGGCGTGCCATCCCGCCCTGCCGGCGCGCGAGCGGCGGCTCCGCGGTGAAAAAATATAAACGATAGGAGCACCCAACATCACCTCGTGAGTTCTATCGTCGTGGTAGGCGGCGGTATCATCGGGACCGGTATCGCCTACTACCTCAGAGACTCCGACCATCGAGTGACGCTCGTCGAGAAGAACCAGCTCGGGTCGGGCACGTCCCGGTACTCCACGGCCATGTTCGGCTGGCACTTCCCCCACCCGGCCGACTACCTGTTCCGGCGCCGGAGCTGGGCGGGGTGGCGCGACGTCCTCGAGCAGACGGACCTCGAACACCACACCGTCGGGAACGTCAGGGTCGCCCGGTCCCAGGAGGCCCTGTCCGAACTCCGTGAGACGGTCGCGGTCCAGCAGTCCTACGGCATCGAGACACGGATGATCTCGCCCGAGGAGGCCGCCGAGTACGGCATCGACCCCGACGCCATCGAGGGTGCCATGCACTCCCCCCGCGAGGGGTACGTGAACCAGCAGGGGTTCATGGAGTTCTACGCCGAGCGCGCCCAGGAGCACGGCGTGGAGGTGCTGACCGGGACCGAGGTCCACGACGTGACCACCGAGGACGGCGCGGTCACGGGCGTCGAGACCGAGGCGGGGCACATCGACGCGGACGTCGTGGTGAACGCTGCGGGGCCCTGGTCGCCGCGGCTGAACGACATGGTGGAGGTCTCGCTGCCGCTGAAGCACTCGCGGGCACAGATCATGGTCCTGCAGGCGGACGCCCCCCACGGCTTCCCGTTCATCGACCTCGAGGGGGACCACTACTTCCGGCCGGAGAGCGAGACGAAGATGCTCGCCGGCCGCCACGGGCCGCCGTTCCACCAGATCGGCGAACTCGACCCCGACCACGCCCACGACATCCAGGAGGAGTTCCGGCTCTCGGTCATCGACCAGATCGAGACCGTCGTCCCGGGACTGCAGGAGACCGAGGTCATCAACGACTGGGTCGGCATCCGGACGGTCACCCCGGACGGGCGGCCGGTGCTGGGTCCGACGTCTGTCGAGGGGTTCGTCGTCGCCACCGGCATGAGCGGCTCCGGCGTCTCACAGCACGCCGCGGTCGCGAAGACGCTCTCGCAGTACTTCCGGACCGGCGAGGCCTCGGACACGCTCCGGTACCACGCCCCGTCCCGGTTCCGGGGCCAGTCGGGGACGGAGGCCCAGCTGGGGCCGACGGGCCCGACTCATCCACAGTAGGTCCCGGTCCCTGTGTGCGGACCTGTCACGGCGGGTCCCCGGAGGGGAGCCGGCGGCCGGCGGTAGCCGTCAGGCCGAGTGGTTGAGCTCGATGACGTTCTTCGTCCGGACCAGCTGTTCGGGGATCTCGGACTCGAACCGCTCGCCCTCGAGCCGTCGGGCCGGGCCGGTCACGCTGATGGCCCCGAGCACGGCCCCGTCGCTCGCCGTGATGGGGACCGCGACGCTCCGGAGCCCCGGAATCGCCTCCCCGGTGGTGAACGCGTAGCCGCGCTCCCGGATGGTCTCCAGCTCCTGGAGTAGCTCCTCGCGGTCCGTGATGGTGTTCTCCGTCAGCTCCGGGAGGCCGTGCTGCTCGATGATCTCGTCGACCCGCTCGTCGGGCAGGTACGCCAGCATCGCCTTGCCGCTCCCGGTGGTGTGCATGTTGAGCCGCATCCCCGCGTGGGCGTGGATGTTCACCGACTCGTCGCTGGTGACGTTGATGAGCATCACGATGCGGCCGTACTCCTCGACCTGCAGGTTGGCCGTCTCGTTGTGTTCGGCCGCCAGCCGCTTGATCTCAGGCACCGAGACCTGGTAGAGCTCCCGGTTGTCCCGGACGAACCCCCCGAGGTCGAGGAGCTTCAGCCCGAGGTGGTACTCGGTCCCGCGCTTGACGACGTACTCGTGCTGTTCGAGGGTGCTCAGGTACTTGTAGACGTTACTCTTCGACATCCCGAGGTGCTCCGCGACCTCGGTCACTCCGGCCCCGTCGAGTTCCTTCAGCGTCTCGAGCAGCCGGAGCGTGGTCCCCGCCGTCTTGACCTGGCTCCGTTCGTCCTGCGACATGGTGATACGCTATGTCGAACCAGTCGTTTCGTATTGATAAACATTCCCCACGATCCACCACCACCCCGACCGGATCGAGTGGGGGCGACTGTCGCCGGCGATAAATTAACAGATACATGGTGCTAAAGACAGATGAACAGATATCTTGCATTTCTGGGTGGGACACGAGCGCGCCCATATAGACGACTGAAACCGGGGAAGTGGCCGGGAAAAGGGCAGCAATTCCGACAGAGCGCACGTATCGCAGTTGAAACCAGGTACTTACTGCTATCTATCGACAAACTATATAATGGTATATTTAGTGTGTAAAATTGGCTTATTGAAGATTTATATTCTAATTAATATATTTATTATGGACTTTACAGAGTTATTGTAGATCCATAAATGATGGTTGAAATTACATATATAATATCTTACCACTCTGTCGAGTGTCGCCGGTATCCGTCCGCCGTCGGGGTCCCGGTCCCATACCCGCGTCCGCCGGGGAGCCACGCCGGGGTCCGGACCCGGTCGATCCGGGGTTCCGACGCCGAGTGCGTCCCCCTGGTGGTACCAAGGAGGTAAGTCGACGGCCCGCGGTCCCGGACCATGACCGGCCTCGTCACGTTCGGGGAGACGATGCTGCGGTACGCGCCGCCGCGCGGCAAGCGGTTCGAGAACGCCGACGCGTTCGCGGTCCACGTCGGCGGCGCCGAGAGCAACGTCGCGGTCGCGGCCGCGCGCCTCGGCTGCGAGGCGACCTGGCTCTCGAAGCTCCCGGATACGCCGTTCGGCCGCCGCGTCGAACGGACCCTCCGCGGCCAGGGCGTCACCCCGGAGGTCGCCTGGGCCGACGAGGGTCGGCTCGGCGTCTACTATCTGGAGCCGGGCGCCGACCCCCGGGGTGCGAGCGTCCACTACGACCGCGCGGACGCGGCCGTCCGGACCGCGACGCCCGACGAGCTGGCCACCGACCGCCTCGCCGACGCCGACGCCGTCTGCACGACCGGCATCACGCCGGCGCTCTCCGGGACGCTCGCGGACACCACCCGCTCGCTCCTCGAGACCGCGCGCGAGGCCGGCGCGACCACCGCGTTCGACGCCAACTACCGGTCGAAGCTCTGGGAGCCGGACGAGGCCCGCGAGACCCTGACCGACCTGCTCGGGCTGGTCGACGTGCTGTTCGTGGCCGAGCGCGACGCGGCGACGGTGTTCGACCGGACCGGCGACGCCGAGACCGTCGGCCGCGCGTTCCGCGACGCGTACGGCCACGAGGCGGTGGTCGTGACCCGCGGTGCCGAGGGGGCCGTCGCGGTCACCGACGACGGCGTCCACGAGCAGCCGGCGTTCGACACCGAGACGGTCGACCCGGTCGGGTCCGGGGACGCCTTCGTCGGCGGCTACCTCGCCCGCTGGCTCGACGACGGCGACGTGCCCCGGGCGCTCGCGTACGGCGCCGCGACGGCGGCGGTCAAGCGCACCCTCGACGGGGACATGGCGCTCGTCTCCCGGCCGGAGGTCGAGGCCGTTCTTTCCGGAGACGCCAGGATCTCTCGATAATCGCGGATCTCTGCGGCCTGTGTGCTGTCTCCGGGCGAACGTGTGGAACGGATCTGCAAGACCGTCCGCCGACAGTGACCGTTGGGAAGCCGCTGGACTCCCCGCCGCTCACTCGACACATATCTTAATACGAAATCGAGTAAACTTCTTTACCCTGGCGCCGAGAAGGGGAGGTATGGCCGCACACCCAGCACCGAACCGAGACGAGCTCCACATCGCGGGCGCCTGGCGGCCCGCCGAGGACCACATCGTCGTATCGGACCTCGCCGACGGCGGGACGTTCGCCGAGGTCGCTGCCGCGTCGCCCGCCGACGCAGAGGACGCGCTCGCCGCCGCGGAGGCCGCGGAGCCCGCGATGCGCGAGACCACCATCGTCCAGCGCGCGAACTGGCTGACCGCCATCGCCGACGGCATCGAGGCCCGCGAGTCGGAACTCGCGGAGGTCATCGTCCGCGAGGCGGGCAAGCCCATCAGCAGCGCGCGCGGGGAGGTCGCCGCGGCCGCCGAGCGCTTCCGCCGCGCTGCCGAGGAGGCCCGCGACCTGCAGGGCGACTACGTCGAGGGCACCACGGCGGGCCACGAGGGCTGGCGCGCCGTCGTCCGGCCCGAACCGGTCGGGACCGTCCTCTGCATCACGCCGTACAACTACCCCCTCTCGACGACCGCGCTGCAGGTCGCGCCGGCGCTGGCGGCGGGCAACGCCGTCATCCTGAAGCCGGCGACGAAGACGCCGGTCAGCGGCGCCATCCTCGCCGAGATCATCGTCGAGGCCGCGCCGGACCTCCCGGACGGCGCCTTCGGGTTCGTCCCCGGTCGCGCCAGCGAGATCGGCGACGTCCTCGCCGCCGACGACCGGCTGAACGCCATCGCCATGACGGGCTCGTCGGGCGCCGGCAAGCACGTCGCCGAGGTCAGCGGGATGGTCGAGCTCCACATGGAGCTGGGCGGGAACGCGCCCGCCGTCGTCTTCCCGGACGCCGACCTCGACGCGGCCGCGAGCGCGGTCACGAAGGGCTCGTTCAAGTACGCCGGCCAGCGCTGCTCGGCCGTCTCGCGCGCGCTCGTCCACGAGGACGTCCACGACGAGGTGGTCGAGCGCATCGAGGCCGAGATGGACGACTGGGTGCCGGGCGACCTGTTCGACCCCGACACGAAGCTCGGGCCGCTCATCTCGGAGAGCCAGGCCGAGTGGGTCGAAGAACTCGTCGCGGACGCCGTCGAACGCGGGGCGACGCTCGTCCGCGGCGGCGAGCGCGACGGCCGCGTCTTCGAGCCGACGCTGCTCGCCGACGTGCCCCACGACGCCCGCATCGTCCACGAGGAGCAGTTCGGCCCGGTGGCCGTCGTCGCGCCCGTCGCCGACGAGGCCGAGGCCCTCGCGGTCGCCAACGGCGGCGACCTCGGGCTCGATGCCGCCGTCTTCACCGCCGACTACGACCGCGCGATGCGGGTCGCCGAGCGGCTCGAGGCCGGCGGCGTCCGCATCAACGGCGCCCCGAGCCACGGGCTGGGCGACATCCCGTTCGGCGGCGTGAAGGACTCGGGCATCGGCCGCGAGGGTATCGGCCACACCATCGAAGCCTTCCTGACCACGAAGAGCATCGTGCTCTGATATGCCCCGAGCCAAGGTGGTCTGTACGCTCGGTCCCGCCTCCGACGACCGCGGGACCATCGCCGACCTCGTCGAGGCCGGGATGTCCGTCGCGCGGCTGAACGCCAGCCACGGCACGACCGACCACCGGGCGACGCTCATCGACCGGGTCCGCGCGGTGAGCGACGAGCTCGGCGAGCCGGTCGCGACGATGCTGGACGTGTCGGGTCCCGAGATACGCACGGCCCCCCTGGACGAGCCCGTCCACATCCGCGAGGGCGAGGAACGCCGGCTCGTCCCGGGCGAGGTCGTGGACGACGAGGTGATCGGCCTCTCGGGCTCGGTCGCCGCCGCCGAGCCGGGCGACCGCGTCCTGCTGGACGACGGCCGCATCGAGACGACCGTCCGGCGCGTCGAGGGCGACGCCGTCGTCGTCGCCGTCGATTCGGGCGGCGACCTGGGTGGGCGCAAGGGGGTCAACGTCCCCGGCGTCGACCTCGGACTGGAGTCCGTCACCGAGGCCGACCACGAGGAGCTGCGGCTGGCCGCCGAGGCCGACGTGGCCTACGTCGCCGCCAGCTTCGTCGGTGCCGCCGCGGACGTCTACGCCGTCGACGAGGTGCTGGAGTCGTACGGCGCCGACATCCCCATCGTCGCGAAGATCGAGCGCGCCGACGCCGTCGCGAACCTCGACGGGATCCTCGCGGCGGCCGACGGCGTGATGGTCGCCCGCGGCGACCTCGGGGTCGAGTGTCCCCTGGAGGAGGTGCCCCTCATCCAGAAGCGGATCATCCGGAAGGCCCGCGAGGCCGGGGTCCCCGTCATCACCGCGACGGAGATGCTGGACTCGATGATCCACGCCCGGCGGCCGACCCGCGCCGAGGCCTCCGACGTCGCCAACGCCGTCCTCGACGGCACCGACGCGGTGATGCTGTCGGGCGAGACCGCCATCGGCGACCACCCCGTCCGCGTCGTGGAGACGATGGCCCGCATCGTCGAGGACGTCGAGGCCAGCGGGGAGTACGCCGAGTCCCGCGAGCAGCGCGTCCCGCCCGCCGGCGACACCCGGACCGACGCCATCGCGCGGTCGGCGCGCTACCTCGCCCGCGACGTGGACGCCAGCGCCGTCGTCACCGTCACCGAGTCCGGCTACACCGCGGGCAAGGTCGCGAAGTACCGCCCCGCGGTGCCCGTCGTCGCGGTGACGCCCGACGAGGCGGTCCGGCGCCGGCTCGCGCTCCCCTGGGGCATCACTCCCCGCCGCCTCCCGTTCCCGGACGGCGGCGCGGCCGAACTCATCGAGCGTGCCGCGACCGCTGCCATCGACGCCGGCGTCGCCGACAGCGGCGACACCGTGGTCGTGCTCGCGGGGATGATGACCGACCTGGAGGGCGCCAACACCACGAACACTCTGAAGGTCCACCTCGCCGCCGAGATCCTCGCGAGCGGGCGCGGCATCAACGCCGGCCGGGCCGCCGGGCCCGTCGTCCACGCCCCCGACGGCGACCTCGCGGACGCGCCGGCGGACGCGGTCGTGGTCCTCCCCGACTCGTTCGACGGTGACCTCCGCGGTGACCTCTCGGCCATCGCGGCCATCGTCGCCGGCGACCGCGGGATGACGAGCTACCCGGCGATGATCGCTCGGGAACTCGGCGTTCCGATGGTCGGCGGCGTGACGCCGGCCGTCCCCGACGGCACCGTCGTCACCGTGGACGGCGATCGCGGCGTGGTCTACGAGTCCGACGTGGACGAGCGCTAGGCCACGACCCGCTCTCGGCCGGTCTGCTCGGGGGGAAGCGCCCGCGCCAGGTCGGCGCTCAGCCGTGTTCGAGGTCGTACAGTCGCCGGAACACCAGCGTCGGGAAGCGCGGCTCCAGCCGGCTCGGCGGCCGCCCGGCGCTGCTGGTGGCCGGTGCGGTCACGCGCTGGACCACGCCGGTCTCGGCGAGTTCGTAGAGGAAGCGCTTGACCGTCCCCGCCGAGAGGTCGACGCCGCGGGCCTCGGTGATGGCGGCGGCGGTGTCGTCGACCGAGCCGGTCTGTGAGTCGTCGAGGTCGACCAGCCGCCGGAGCACCAGCTGCCGGTTGGCCGGCAGGGTGTGGACCCGGCCCAGCGGCGCCGACGGCCGGGGGACCGCGTTCATCCCGTCGGTGAGGTCCTGCTCGCGGACGCGGTCGTAGCCGGCCATGTCGGCGAGGTCGGCCGCGCCGAACAGCGCCGCGAGCGCGTCGTGGGCGTCCCCCTCGGCCCAGTCGGCGAGCCGGCGGATCTGCTCGTGGTCGATCGCGCCCTGCGAGAGCCCGTCGGAGGCCCGCGCGGTCAGCAGGTCGACCAGCGCGTGGCGCTCGTAGCTGGGCATCTCGATGCGCTCGGGCGGGCGCAACGCGTCCGAGAGGTCGTCCGGGTGGTCCCGGCCGACGGCGACGCAGGCCAGCGAGTCATCGACGACCGAGAACGTCTCGGCCAGGGTGGCCAGATCCAGGCCACCGGTCTCGTTGACGTGGTCGACCACGACGACCGCACGGCGCTGGACCGGGCGGAGGTGGTCGACCAGCCGGTCGCGGATGGTCTCGGTCCCGACCCCGTGTCGGGGGACCGACTCGTCGAGCATCCCGTCGAGGACGGCGTGGTAGAGGCCGAACGCCGAGTCCGAGCGGCGGGCGTCGACGTAGACGAACGCCGGCGTCTCCGCGCTCTGGGCCCGCGTGCTCGTGTGGATGACCGTCGCCGACCCGGAGAGGAGCCGCGACAGGTGTGCGAACAGGGCCGTGATGACCGCCGACTTCCCCGACCCGGCTGGCCCCCAGACGTACGCGTCGGTGGGGAGCTGGGCATCGAACACGGGGTCGAGGTAGTCGAGCAGCTGCTCCATGGCCGGCCCCCGGCCGGTCGGCTCCTCGACGTGGGCGACCGGGCTGATCGCCTCGTAGTCGCGGACGACCGGGGAGTCGGCACCGGAGCGCTGGCGCCGTCGGATGCGTGTCTTCAGGTCCATCGTCTCACCAGGGGCGGCGACGCTTTCGGGACGCTAGCAGGATGCGTGACAAAACCGTCCCGTTTCTGTTGCGCCCGGTCGTGGCGGGGGTGCATCCCCGGAGCGGGTGGGCGGGTGTCGCGCGTGGACTGTGTCGGGTCGTGTCGGAGACCGGGAGCGGTGTGCATGAGGTCGATGTCGTCTGCGCGGCGGAGGCGGAGAACGGC from Haloglomus litoreum includes the following:
- a CDS encoding IclR family transcriptional regulator translates to MSQDERSQVKTAGTTLRLLETLKELDGAGVTEVAEHLGMSKSNVYKYLSTLEQHEYVVKRGTEYHLGLKLLDLGGFVRDNRELYQVSVPEIKRLAAEHNETANLQVEEYGRIVMLINVTSDESVNIHAHAGMRLNMHTTGSGKAMLAYLPDERVDEIIEQHGLPELTENTITDREELLQELETIRERGYAFTTGEAIPGLRSVAVPITASDGAVLGAISVTGPARRLEGERFESEIPEQLVRTKNVIELNHSA
- a CDS encoding NAD(P)/FAD-dependent oxidoreductase translates to MSSIVVVGGGIIGTGIAYYLRDSDHRVTLVEKNQLGSGTSRYSTAMFGWHFPHPADYLFRRRSWAGWRDVLEQTDLEHHTVGNVRVARSQEALSELRETVAVQQSYGIETRMISPEEAAEYGIDPDAIEGAMHSPREGYVNQQGFMEFYAERAQEHGVEVLTGTEVHDVTTEDGAVTGVETEAGHIDADVVVNAAGPWSPRLNDMVEVSLPLKHSRAQIMVLQADAPHGFPFIDLEGDHYFRPESETKMLAGRHGPPFHQIGELDPDHAHDIQEEFRLSVIDQIETVVPGLQETEVINDWVGIRTVTPDGRPVLGPTSVEGFVVATGMSGSGVSQHAAVAKTLSQYFRTGEASDTLRYHAPSRFRGQSGTEAQLGPTGPTHPQ
- the pyk gene encoding pyruvate kinase, whose product is MPRAKVVCTLGPASDDRGTIADLVEAGMSVARLNASHGTTDHRATLIDRVRAVSDELGEPVATMLDVSGPEIRTAPLDEPVHIREGEERRLVPGEVVDDEVIGLSGSVAAAEPGDRVLLDDGRIETTVRRVEGDAVVVAVDSGGDLGGRKGVNVPGVDLGLESVTEADHEELRLAAEADVAYVAASFVGAAADVYAVDEVLESYGADIPIVAKIERADAVANLDGILAAADGVMVARGDLGVECPLEEVPLIQKRIIRKAREAGVPVITATEMLDSMIHARRPTRAEASDVANAVLDGTDAVMLSGETAIGDHPVRVVETMARIVEDVEASGEYAESREQRVPPAGDTRTDAIARSARYLARDVDASAVVTVTESGYTAGKVAKYRPAVPVVAVTPDEAVRRRLALPWGITPRRLPFPDGGAAELIERAATAAIDAGVADSGDTVVVLAGMMTDLEGANTTNTLKVHLAAEILASGRGINAGRAAGPVVHAPDGDLADAPADAVVVLPDSFDGDLRGDLSAIAAIVAGDRGMTSYPAMIARELGVPMVGGVTPAVPDGTVVTVDGDRGVVYESDVDER
- a CDS encoding aldehyde dehydrogenase family protein, translating into MAAHPAPNRDELHIAGAWRPAEDHIVVSDLADGGTFAEVAAASPADAEDALAAAEAAEPAMRETTIVQRANWLTAIADGIEARESELAEVIVREAGKPISSARGEVAAAAERFRRAAEEARDLQGDYVEGTTAGHEGWRAVVRPEPVGTVLCITPYNYPLSTTALQVAPALAAGNAVILKPATKTPVSGAILAEIIVEAAPDLPDGAFGFVPGRASEIGDVLAADDRLNAIAMTGSSGAGKHVAEVSGMVELHMELGGNAPAVVFPDADLDAAASAVTKGSFKYAGQRCSAVSRALVHEDVHDEVVERIEAEMDDWVPGDLFDPDTKLGPLISESQAEWVEELVADAVERGATLVRGGERDGRVFEPTLLADVPHDARIVHEEQFGPVAVVAPVADEAEALAVANGGDLGLDAAVFTADYDRAMRVAERLEAGGVRINGAPSHGLGDIPFGGVKDSGIGREGIGHTIEAFLTTKSIVL
- a CDS encoding aldehyde dehydrogenase family protein — protein: MESGATVDREYGPYIDGSFHDGIEQFEVLNPATNEPVATVWESGPDRVDQAIQSSLRAQPDWAAMDGAERGELLFDLADAIRENRERFARIDTLENGQVLAATKGRTNGVANYFEFFAGVADKVEGETIPVDGDRLDYTLREPLGVTAQIVPWNAPTILAARGFAPALAAGNTVVAKADPKTPLGVLELAELASEVGFPDGVINVVPGDVEETGQPLSGDDRVDGLVFTGSRRGGEAVMKAAAESIVPVMLELGGKSPSLVFPDADVEKALEGTVNVFNNAGQVCFATTRLFVHESIYDEFTDRLVERVEALSVGPGDEDHDIGPLASPEAQDRVATYVDGAVENGARLLAGGEIPREEGNFYAPTVIDRVDDDAAISCEEVFGPVLTVYEFSDEEEALERANDTDYGLYATVWTTDLRRAHRLAGELEAGTVSVNEFPAVPTAAPFGGYKTSGIGREGGLQALEHYTQLKNVIVNLEE
- the kdgK1 gene encoding bifunctional 2-dehydro-3-deoxygluconokinase/2-dehydro-3-deoxygalactonokinase, with the translated sequence MTGLVTFGETMLRYAPPRGKRFENADAFAVHVGGAESNVAVAAARLGCEATWLSKLPDTPFGRRVERTLRGQGVTPEVAWADEGRLGVYYLEPGADPRGASVHYDRADAAVRTATPDELATDRLADADAVCTTGITPALSGTLADTTRSLLETAREAGATTAFDANYRSKLWEPDEARETLTDLLGLVDVLFVAERDAATVFDRTGDAETVGRAFRDAYGHEAVVVTRGAEGAVAVTDDGVHEQPAFDTETVDPVGSGDAFVGGYLARWLDDGDVPRALAYGAATAAVKRTLDGDMALVSRPEVEAVLSGDARISR
- a CDS encoding Zn-dependent alcohol dehydrogenase, which translates into the protein MPVIEAAVLEGPRELNIERVELDEPRSDEVLVDIRAVGVCHTDHARYAGEADIDLPAVLGHEGAGVVEAVGDRVSSVEPGDRVVLSVTTHCGSCGSCDRGEPFLCENDGPVHQGHMLDGTRRLSRDGESLSHFFAQSSFAERAVVPASTAVPIPDDVPLEAAALLGCGASTGIGSVLSTADVDPGSSVAVFGCGGVGMSALLGADAVGTSPLVTVDIAENRLEAAADLGATHTVNSAEEDPVERIEALTDGGPDYTFECIGNQQVQEQALASARSGGTAVMVGGAHGEERLGVHPRRDLLPGGKTIIGSVAGSLRPHYDIPRYARMYADGHLDLDALVTHTYDLDELDTAFERMEAGEGIRGVVTFD
- a CDS encoding MBL fold metallo-hydrolase is translated as MPTPEHAVSSSPAVRELLPHVHEVTWHAPGEPPASLRGRHHRSYLLDFPDDVPTLVDTSMPAQADRLLAGIEQVGVEPERLLITHRHLDHVGGIDAVVDRYDPTVWYPAEEEITSRDVVATPPDHEFTHEESIGRFTAVHVPGHTPGNYAFVDEAAGVAVFGDTMVGSDRRGFRPGRLVHPPASPGDGHDVEISAGLVRLLDYEFDVALLSHGVSVFEDASAKLYRYLWDDLRYLDVEPRVTYADDAFPVPPDRTDWECGPD